The proteins below come from a single Nocardioides eburneiflavus genomic window:
- a CDS encoding ABC transporter permease: MALLQDIPAPLTPAAATRVLVLRNYVVYKDAWKLFITGFLEPVFYLFSIGIGVGQLIDTFEFHGEAVPYAEFVAPAMLATSAFNGALLDSTYNVFFKMKYEKLYDQMLATPLSTSDIARGEIAWGLMRGSVYSAAFLVVMAAMGLTSSWWALLALPATILIAFAFSAVCMAVTTWMKSWQDFDKITLVQMPLFLFSATFFPVEAFGDGVLRWVVEATPLYRGVVLCRELTTGVVTWESAVSVVYLVAMGIIGLLVVRRRLDKLLLT, from the coding sequence ATGGCGCTGCTGCAGGACATCCCGGCCCCCCTCACCCCGGCCGCCGCCACCAGGGTCCTGGTGCTGCGCAACTACGTCGTCTACAAGGACGCGTGGAAGCTCTTCATCACCGGCTTCCTCGAGCCCGTCTTCTACCTGTTCTCGATCGGCATCGGGGTCGGCCAGCTCATCGACACCTTCGAGTTCCACGGCGAGGCGGTGCCCTACGCCGAGTTCGTCGCGCCCGCCATGCTCGCCACCTCGGCGTTCAACGGCGCCCTGCTCGACTCCACCTACAACGTCTTCTTCAAGATGAAGTACGAGAAGCTCTACGACCAGATGCTCGCCACGCCGCTCTCGACGAGCGACATCGCCCGCGGCGAGATCGCCTGGGGCCTGATGCGGGGCTCGGTCTACTCCGCGGCCTTCCTCGTGGTGATGGCGGCGATGGGGCTGACGAGCTCGTGGTGGGCGCTGCTCGCCCTGCCGGCGACGATCCTCATCGCCTTCGCCTTCTCCGCGGTCTGCATGGCCGTGACGACCTGGATGAAGTCCTGGCAGGACTTCGACAAGATCACGCTCGTCCAGATGCCGCTCTTCTTGTTCTCGGCCACGTTCTTCCCCGTGGAGGCGTTCGGCGACGGTGTCCTGCGCTGGGTCGTCGAGGCCACGCCGCTCTACCGCGGCGTGGTGCTGTGCCGCGAGCTCACCACCGGGGTCGTGACCTGGGAGTCGGCGGTCTCGGTGGTCTACCTCGTCGCCATGGGGATCATCGGCCTGCTCGTCGTACGTCGGCGCCTCGACAAGCTGCTGCTGACCTGA
- a CDS encoding GNAT family N-acetyltransferase: MDIRRALPADLPAVAAIYGREAREGHATFDLEPLPMALWEEKLSAEGDHLLVADLEGTVIGYASSAPFRPKPAYGHTRETTVYVAPGHQGLGTGRALYDALLALLADDGVHLVVAAVALPNPASLALHRGCGFEEVGVMREVGHKQGRWIDLAWWQRRLG, translated from the coding sequence ATGGACATCCGCCGCGCACTTCCCGCCGACCTGCCAGCCGTCGCGGCGATCTACGGCCGCGAGGCCCGCGAGGGACATGCCACCTTCGACCTCGAGCCACTCCCGATGGCGCTCTGGGAGGAGAAGCTGTCCGCCGAGGGTGACCACCTCCTCGTCGCCGACCTCGAGGGCACGGTCATCGGCTATGCCAGCTCCGCGCCGTTCCGCCCCAAGCCTGCCTACGGCCACACGCGGGAGACGACGGTCTACGTGGCGCCCGGCCACCAGGGCCTCGGCACCGGACGTGCCCTGTACGACGCGCTGCTGGCGCTGCTCGCCGACGACGGCGTGCACCTCGTCGTCGCCGCCGTCGCGCTGCCCAACCCCGCCAGCCTCGCGCTCCACCGCGGCTGCGGCTTCGAGGAGGTGGGCGTGATGCGGGAGGTGGGGCACAAGCAGGGTCGGTGGATCGATCTCGCGTGGTGGCAGCGGCGGCTCGGGTGA
- a CDS encoding DinB family protein, producing MAGTPDATTPDAITPDTKDWTWVLGRSCDECGFDAAAHDVADLPGLLHDTAMTWSEVLARPDAAERPASTVWSPLEYACHVRDVHELFAQRLRLMLEEDAPTFANWDQDATAVADDYGSQEPTTVAVELIEAAGTVAGIYATVTDAARGRRGLRSNGDEFTVESLGRYHLHDVVHHLHDVGAQ from the coding sequence ATGGCCGGCACCCCCGACGCGACCACGCCCGACGCGATCACGCCTGACACCAAGGACTGGACCTGGGTCCTGGGCCGCTCGTGCGACGAGTGCGGGTTCGACGCGGCCGCCCACGACGTCGCCGACCTGCCCGGCCTCCTGCACGACACGGCGATGACCTGGTCGGAGGTGCTCGCGCGCCCCGACGCCGCCGAGCGGCCGGCGTCGACGGTGTGGTCGCCGCTGGAGTACGCCTGCCACGTCCGCGACGTGCACGAGCTGTTCGCCCAGCGCCTGCGACTGATGCTCGAGGAGGACGCACCGACCTTCGCCAACTGGGACCAGGACGCCACGGCGGTCGCCGACGACTACGGCAGCCAAGAGCCGACGACCGTGGCGGTGGAGCTGATCGAGGCCGCGGGCACGGTCGCGGGGATCTACGCCACCGTCACCGACGCCGCGCGTGGGCGCCGTGGGCTGCGCTCCAACGGCGACGAGTTCACGGTCGAGAGCCTGGGTCGCTACCACCTCCATGACGTCGTCCACCACCTCCACGACGTGGGGGCGCAATGA
- a CDS encoding DUF3046 domain-containing protein, which yields MRHTEFWARLDDTLGRAYSRTWAELTVVRELGGRTTREALDAGVPPKQVWAAVRRHLELPDSER from the coding sequence ATGAGGCACACGGAGTTCTGGGCGCGGCTCGACGACACCCTGGGCCGGGCCTACTCACGGACGTGGGCCGAGCTCACGGTCGTGCGGGAGCTCGGCGGCCGCACGACCCGGGAGGCCCTCGACGCGGGTGTCCCGCCCAAGCAGGTGTGGGCGGCCGTGCGCCGGCACCTCGAGCTGCCGGACAGCGAGCGGTGA
- a CDS encoding MFS transporter yields MTTRLDPRLDLAVVQRRTVRTLVVSQAVGAVGVTIGVTTASLLARDISGSEAMAGLAQTCQVLGTALAAYALARVMRRRGRRVGLVAGYLVGATGAVLAVVAGVVDSMAVLLTGAVLLGATSAVNSGSRYAATDLATEEHRARALSVVVWATTVGAVAGPNLVGVGGSVARSLGIPELTGGFAIGAVVLVLSAAWVWLRLRPDPLLLAQQAAGVVPAAGPEERGRSWSRFVTVVREVPAVGAAVVAMACAHAAMVTVMIMTPLHMEHGGAHLEVIGFVISVHVLGMFAFSPLVGWAADRLGRATVLVAGGAVLLVSLALCGLSPEGSSWQILVGLFLLGLGWSCATVAASTVIADRTPIEARTDVQGTSDMAMALTAAGGGALAGVIVGALGYPALAAFAALLAGTVLAAGWVTGRHG; encoded by the coding sequence GTGACGACCCGGCTGGACCCCCGGCTCGACCTCGCCGTCGTCCAGCGGCGCACCGTCCGCACGCTCGTCGTCTCGCAGGCGGTGGGCGCGGTGGGCGTCACCATCGGCGTGACGACGGCCTCGCTCCTGGCCCGCGACATCTCCGGCAGCGAGGCCATGGCCGGTCTCGCGCAGACCTGCCAGGTGCTCGGCACGGCCCTCGCGGCGTACGCCCTGGCGCGCGTGATGCGGCGCCGCGGGCGTCGCGTCGGCCTGGTCGCCGGCTACCTCGTCGGGGCGACCGGCGCCGTGCTCGCCGTGGTGGCCGGGGTCGTCGACTCGATGGCGGTCCTGCTCACCGGAGCGGTGCTGCTGGGCGCCACGTCCGCGGTCAACAGCGGCTCGCGCTACGCCGCCACTGACCTGGCCACCGAGGAGCACCGGGCCCGCGCCCTCTCCGTGGTCGTGTGGGCGACGACCGTGGGCGCGGTCGCCGGGCCCAACCTGGTCGGGGTGGGCGGTTCGGTGGCCCGCTCCCTCGGCATCCCCGAGCTCACCGGCGGCTTCGCGATCGGCGCCGTCGTGCTGGTCCTCTCCGCCGCCTGGGTCTGGCTCCGGCTGCGCCCCGACCCGCTGCTCCTCGCCCAGCAGGCCGCCGGCGTCGTCCCGGCCGCGGGACCGGAGGAGCGCGGTCGGTCCTGGAGCCGCTTCGTCACGGTCGTCCGCGAGGTCCCGGCCGTCGGCGCGGCCGTCGTGGCGATGGCCTGCGCACACGCCGCGATGGTCACGGTGATGATCATGACGCCGCTGCACATGGAGCACGGCGGAGCGCACCTCGAGGTGATCGGGTTCGTCATCTCGGTCCACGTGCTCGGCATGTTCGCGTTCTCGCCACTCGTCGGATGGGCGGCCGACCGTCTCGGACGCGCGACGGTGCTGGTCGCAGGCGGAGCGGTCCTCCTCGTGTCGCTGGCGCTGTGCGGGCTCTCGCCCGAGGGGTCCTCGTGGCAGATCCTCGTCGGGCTGTTCCTGCTCGGCCTCGGCTGGTCCTGCGCCACCGTGGCGGCCTCGACCGTGATCGCCGACCGCACGCCCATCGAGGCCCGCACCGACGTGCAGGGCACCTCCGACATGGCGATGGCCCTCACCGCGGCGGGAGGCGGCGCGCTCGCCGGCGTCATCGTCGGCGCGCTGGGCTATCCGGCCCTCGCGGCCTTCGCCGCCCTGCTGGCCGGCACCGTCCTGGCGGCGGGCTGGGTCACAGGCCGGCACGGCTGA
- the recA gene encoding recombinase RecA, with protein MAGADREKALDAALAQVEKQFGKGSVMRLGDETRAPLEVIPTGSIALDVALGLGGLPRGRVVEIYGPESSGKTTVALHAVASAQAAGGIVAFIDAEHALDPDYAKALGVDTDALLVSQPDSGEQALEIADMLIRSGALSLIVIDSVAALVPRAEIEGEMGDSHVGLQARLMSQALRKMTGALNNSGTTAIFINQLREKIGVMFGSPETTTGGRALKFYSSVRLDVRRIETLKDGTDMVGNRTRVKVVKNKVAPPFKQAEFDIMYGKGISREGGLIDVGVEAGIIRKAGAWYTYEGDQLGQGKENSRNFLKDNPDLANEIEKLILEKLGVIPAVDKPADDLSDEPIGVNDF; from the coding sequence ATGGCTGGTGCAGACCGCGAGAAGGCCCTCGACGCCGCGCTCGCACAGGTGGAGAAGCAGTTCGGCAAGGGTTCGGTCATGCGGCTGGGCGACGAGACGCGTGCCCCCCTCGAGGTGATCCCCACAGGGTCGATCGCCCTCGACGTGGCCCTCGGCCTGGGCGGCCTGCCGCGCGGTCGCGTCGTCGAGATCTACGGTCCGGAGTCCTCCGGAAAGACGACTGTCGCGCTGCACGCGGTGGCCAGCGCCCAGGCGGCCGGCGGCATCGTCGCCTTCATCGACGCCGAGCACGCGCTCGACCCCGACTACGCCAAGGCCCTCGGCGTCGACACCGACGCCCTGCTGGTCTCCCAGCCCGACTCCGGTGAGCAGGCGCTCGAGATCGCCGACATGCTGATCCGCTCCGGCGCCCTGTCGTTGATCGTCATCGACTCCGTGGCCGCCCTGGTGCCCCGCGCCGAGATCGAGGGCGAGATGGGCGACAGCCACGTCGGCCTCCAGGCCCGCCTGATGAGCCAGGCGCTGCGCAAGATGACCGGTGCCCTCAACAACTCCGGCACCACCGCGATCTTCATCAACCAGCTCCGCGAGAAGATCGGTGTCATGTTCGGCTCGCCCGAGACCACCACCGGTGGTCGCGCGCTGAAGTTCTACTCCTCGGTGCGCCTCGACGTGCGCCGCATCGAGACGCTCAAGGACGGCACCGACATGGTCGGCAACCGCACCCGCGTCAAGGTCGTCAAGAACAAGGTGGCCCCGCCGTTCAAGCAGGCCGAGTTCGACATCATGTACGGCAAGGGCATCAGCCGCGAGGGCGGCCTGATCGACGTCGGCGTGGAGGCGGGCATCATCCGCAAGGCCGGCGCCTGGTACACCTACGAGGGCGACCAGCTCGGCCAGGGCAAGGAGAACTCGCGCAACTTCCTCAAGGACAACCCCGACCTCGCCAACGAGATCGAGAAGCTCATCCTGGAGAAGCTGGGCGTCATTCCCGCCGTCGACAAGCCCGCCGACGACCTGAGTGACGAGCCCATCGGGGTCAATGACTTCTGA